Genomic segment of Macellibacteroides fermentans:
TGTGCATCCAGGAGGAGTTATACCGCGAAGGCAAACTGAAAAAACGCACCAATCACTGCGATACCAAAGTTAACAATATTATGTTTGACGAAGAAGGCAAGGTATTGTGTGTAATTGACCTGGATACGGTAATGCCGGGCTTTGTTCTTTCGGACATTGGCGACTTTATCCGTACCGGAGCTAACACCGGTGCGGAAGATGATGAGAACCTGGACAATGTGGAAGTGAATCTGGAGATTTTTGAGGCTTATACCCGTGGCTATATGGAAACGGCCAAGGCCTTCCTTACTCCGCAGGAAATTAAATTACTGCCATATGGAGGCAGATTGCTTACCTACATGCAGACGGTCCGTTTTCTGACTGACTATATCAATGGTGATACGTATTATAAGATTCACAGTCCGAAACATAACCTGATCCGTACAAAAGCACAATTTAAGCTGTTGCTTAGCCTGGAGGCACATGCTCCGGAGATGGATGGATTTATGCAGACCTGGCTATAATTAATTTCAACATAGTAAAAAGCCGTGCCGGGTTTGCCCGTGCACGGCTTTTTAGTTACTTTTGTACTTACAGGTAGTATTTTGTAATGTACTATCGCAACCGGATAATAGTAATATGAGCAAGAAAAAGTTTTCCTTTAAAAGAAGGATACGCAGTTTCGGCTTTGCCTTCAGAGGGATTGGCAAACTAATCAAAGAGGAGCATAACGCGTGGATACATTGCTTTGCTGCGCTTTGTGTTATAGTGGCGGGATTCTGTTTCGGACTTTCGGCAATGGAGTGGGTCGCCATCGTTTTTGCCATCGGAAGCGTATTGGCTGCCGAGGCTTTCAATACGGCCATCGAAGCGCTGTGCGACTTTGCATCACCCGCCTATCAGGAGGCAATTAAGCACACGAAAGATCTGGCTGCCGGAGCGGTACTTATTGTTGCCATTGCAGCTGCCGTTGTGGGATTACTTATCTTTATTCCTAAAATTATGGCATTATGTTAAAACAAAGAATATGGAACCGGGTATGCCTGTTTGTTTTGCTGCTCGGTATTATTAGTCCGTTTGCCAAGGGGCAATCCAGAGAGGATATCCGTACATCGGGAGATGTGATGGCAATGGTTACCCCGATGG
This window contains:
- a CDS encoding diacylglycerol kinase family protein — its product is MSKKKFSFKRRIRSFGFAFRGIGKLIKEEHNAWIHCFAALCVIVAGFCFGLSAMEWVAIVFAIGSVLAAEAFNTAIEALCDFASPAYQEAIKHTKDLAAGAVLIVAIAAAVVGLLIFIPKIMALC